The Microcoleus sp. AS-A8 genome includes a window with the following:
- a CDS encoding Uma2 family endonuclease, translating to MVSNLKELIDEPELAGIDDPEERFTTSSVSWQIYEALLTKLENNSHYRITYLDGVLEIVSPSARHEKLKKRLATLIEFYLIRKRIQHTPMGSTTIRNKLKKVGAEPDECYCIGEEKNIPDLAIEVIITSGSIDKLETYRRLGVAEVWLWEINRLKLYHLREETPTVFFSTHGYEQLTASELLPELDLSLLEQCALISDQIQAIDEFEKGIH from the coding sequence ATGGTTAGCAATCTCAAAGAACTCATTGACGAGCCAGAACTTGCAGGAATTGACGATCCAGAAGAGAGGTTCACCACCAGCAGCGTGAGTTGGCAAATCTATGAAGCCTTACTAACCAAACTGGAAAACAACTCTCATTACCGCATCACCTACTTGGATGGAGTCCTAGAAATCGTGTCGCCGTCCGCAAGACATGAAAAACTCAAAAAACGTCTGGCTACACTGATAGAGTTCTATCTCATCAGAAAACGAATTCAACACACTCCAATGGGGAGTACTACTATCAGGAACAAACTCAAAAAAGTTGGAGCAGAACCTGATGAATGCTACTGCATTGGAGAAGAAAAAAATATCCCAGACCTAGCTATAGAAGTAATTATTACCAGTGGCAGCATTGACAAGCTAGAAACCTACCGACGATTGGGAGTGGCTGAGGTTTGGCTTTGGGAAATTAATCGTCTCAAGCTCTACCATTTACGGGAAGAAACACCAACAGTATTTTTCTCAACTCACGGGTACGAACAGCTCACAGCGAGTGAGTTATTGCCAGAACTTGACCTATCTCTACTCGAACAATGCGCCCTAATTTCAGACCAAATTCAGGCAATTGACGAGTTTGAAAAAGGTATTCATTAA
- a CDS encoding tetratricopeptide repeat protein: MMRSEYSPDRSNSRWSRLLTCFIMCGLAGGLPLIPVDGIVPSASAQAIPAAVRRGQSLLQRGLANDAIAAFQQALRSSPNSLEAKLGLAQAYQKAGKDAEAWGAYQRVLEQAPNNVPALKAVGVLGGYRPEWQVRGIEALNTLLSQNPNDNEARAQRALLLGFQGRYSESFADYQVALANNPSPDTLLGAAKIYTYSGNYQQALEFFRRYQATGKKITDYGVPPYAIALRKTGSTAQSVQVLEQELRKSKKLDGLAIELRSELAQSYAANGQIDQALATLEPLRGRQDSALPLARALTTIGRDQRRTDLYSEGVALYQQVLASTPDPNPALVREIADVLSEVPSERAQALSLYQQAAAAQPNNKTLQLKQLILANQLGQLSQAEFRERLLSQFQPLPEDATDRLALAQALVPIDPPDPELLPIYESLLASNVDAPFLNVRVAQMYLQRNQVAQARQALAAYQATAMGAKDLTPELLLADLDRREGNLEASARRYESIISRNPSDRLLSSALRGLAGIRVAQGRADDAIAIYDQLLTRDPNDLVVKLGRASLAYQANRMTEAEASAVLNEWLQQRPNDAPPELFSLVGSLPASAEREALYNSLLAIDPDNTPVQLRRLQVIAKRDPVAAKEEVAKLIARNPNNIGAYFVQADLATALKDYELAIASYQEILQREPNNTGALLGLGGVRFTQQKFAEAREIYQRVLKIEPKNLIARTNLAELNVADDQRFTALDQFKELNAEQQAQSGQTNPELDTRIQQVEVDILKRRGFQPPWERY, encoded by the coding sequence ATGATGAGATCGGAGTATTCTCCAGATAGGAGTAATTCTCGCTGGTCACGTTTGTTGACCTGCTTCATCATGTGCGGACTAGCGGGGGGACTGCCCCTCATCCCTGTAGATGGGATCGTCCCATCGGCCTCTGCACAAGCGATTCCGGCTGCCGTGCGTCGGGGACAATCTCTCCTCCAAAGGGGATTGGCGAATGATGCGATCGCCGCCTTTCAACAAGCCCTCCGCAGCTCTCCCAACTCCTTAGAAGCGAAATTAGGATTAGCCCAAGCCTATCAAAAAGCCGGGAAAGACGCCGAAGCGTGGGGGGCTTATCAACGCGTACTCGAACAAGCTCCCAACAACGTCCCCGCCCTCAAAGCCGTGGGCGTACTCGGTGGTTATCGTCCAGAGTGGCAGGTTCGGGGGATTGAGGCACTCAACACCTTGTTAAGCCAAAACCCCAACGACAACGAAGCCCGCGCCCAGCGTGCATTACTCTTAGGATTTCAAGGGCGTTATTCGGAGTCGTTTGCGGATTATCAAGTCGCCTTAGCCAACAATCCCTCCCCCGACACCCTCCTGGGAGCCGCCAAAATCTATACTTACAGTGGCAATTATCAGCAAGCGCTGGAATTCTTTAGGCGTTACCAAGCCACCGGGAAAAAGATTACCGACTATGGCGTACCCCCTTATGCGATCGCCCTGCGGAAAACGGGCAGTACCGCTCAATCGGTTCAAGTCCTAGAGCAAGAGCTGCGTAAATCCAAGAAACTCGATGGGTTAGCGATTGAACTGCGATCGGAGTTAGCCCAATCCTATGCCGCCAATGGACAGATTGACCAAGCCTTGGCAACTCTAGAACCCTTGCGAGGCAGACAGGATTCAGCATTGCCCTTGGCGCGTGCCCTCACCACGATTGGTCGAGATCAGCGGCGAACCGACCTTTACTCCGAAGGCGTAGCGCTTTATCAGCAGGTACTCGCCTCTACGCCAGACCCAAATCCAGCTTTGGTGCGAGAAATTGCTGATGTCTTAAGTGAAGTGCCGTCGGAACGAGCTCAGGCGCTTTCGCTGTATCAACAGGCGGCAGCGGCGCAACCGAATAATAAGACCCTACAGCTAAAGCAGTTAATTTTGGCTAACCAACTGGGTCAACTCTCCCAAGCCGAATTCCGGGAGCGCTTGCTGTCCCAATTCCAACCGCTGCCGGAGGATGCCACAGATCGACTGGCGCTGGCTCAAGCGTTGGTGCCCATCGACCCACCCGACCCAGAATTACTGCCAATTTACGAGAGTTTGCTGGCATCGAACGTGGATGCGCCGTTCTTGAATGTCCGGGTGGCTCAGATGTACCTCCAGCGCAATCAAGTTGCCCAAGCGAGGCAGGCTCTAGCGGCTTACCAAGCGACGGCAATGGGGGCTAAGGACTTGACTCCAGAGTTATTGCTGGCGGATCTTGACCGTCGCGAGGGAAATTTGGAAGCCAGTGCGCGGCGGTATGAGTCGATTATTAGTCGTAATCCCTCGGATAGGCTGCTATCGAGTGCCCTGCGAGGGTTAGCGGGAATTCGCGTGGCTCAGGGAAGAGCGGATGATGCGATCGCCATTTACGACCAACTGCTAACTCGCGATCCCAACGATTTGGTCGTGAAATTGGGACGCGCTAGTCTCGCTTACCAAGCCAATCGCATGACGGAAGCGGAAGCTTCTGCGGTTCTCAACGAATGGCTGCAACAAAGGCCGAATGATGCACCGCCAGAATTGTTCAGTCTGGTAGGCTCTCTGCCTGCATCGGCTGAACGGGAGGCGCTGTATAATTCCCTGTTGGCGATCGACCCGGATAATACGCCGGTACAACTTCGCAGGCTTCAGGTGATTGCCAAGCGCGATCCCGTCGCGGCGAAGGAAGAGGTGGCGAAGTTAATTGCCCGTAATCCAAATAATATTGGGGCTTACTTCGTCCAGGCTGACTTAGCAACGGCGCTGAAGGATTATGAACTCGCCATTGCGTCTTACCAGGAGATTTTGCAGCGGGAGCCAAATAATACAGGAGCGCTCTTAGGTTTGGGAGGCGTTCGCTTTACTCAGCAGAAATTTGCTGAGGCGAGGGAAATTTACCAGCGGGTACTGAAAATTGAGCCGAAAAACTTAATCGCCCGTACCAATTTGGCTGAACTGAATGTTGCGGATGACCAGCGCTTTACGGCACTGGATCAGTTCAAGGAATTGAACGCGGAGCAACAGGCGCAGTCTGGGCAGACCAATCCTGAATTGGATACTCGCATCCAGCAGGTGGAGGTGGATATTCTGAAGCGGCGCGGGTTCCAGCCGCCTTGGGAACGGTATTAA
- a CDS encoding WecB/TagA/CpsF family glycosyltransferase — MSKVKLLNISIDNISQAEFFEKCKSGVVFTPNVDHLMKLQSDPEFVNTYKDATYKLCDSKILFFISRFLGTPIKEKISGSDLFPAFYQYHKNNEDIKIFLLGARVGVALKAQEKINAQVGRTMIVGAHSPSFGFEKNEEECAKIIELINQSGATVLAVGVGAPKQENFISKYKDQFTNIKIFLAIGATIDFEAGNIKRAPKWISEIGMEWLYRLLAEPKRLWKRYLVHGPSFFWLILKQKLNLYVDPFNSDYSEPYKEVSSQNI; from the coding sequence ATGAGCAAAGTTAAACTTCTAAATATCTCTATTGATAATATATCACAGGCAGAATTCTTTGAAAAGTGTAAAAGCGGGGTTGTTTTTACTCCGAATGTCGATCACTTAATGAAGTTACAAAGTGACCCAGAATTTGTCAACACTTACAAGGATGCAACCTACAAATTGTGTGACAGCAAAATTCTGTTTTTTATCTCTCGCTTTTTGGGAACACCCATCAAAGAGAAAATTTCTGGTTCTGACCTTTTTCCGGCGTTTTACCAGTATCACAAAAACAATGAAGATATTAAAATCTTCCTACTGGGAGCACGCGTTGGGGTAGCGCTTAAAGCTCAAGAGAAGATTAACGCACAAGTCGGAAGAACCATGATTGTGGGCGCACATTCTCCCTCATTTGGCTTTGAAAAAAATGAAGAGGAATGTGCGAAAATTATTGAACTGATTAACCAATCAGGCGCGACAGTCCTGGCTGTAGGAGTTGGCGCTCCCAAACAAGAAAACTTTATCAGCAAGTACAAAGACCAATTTACCAACATCAAGATTTTCCTAGCCATTGGTGCGACGATTGATTTTGAAGCGGGCAATATCAAAAGAGCGCCCAAGTGGATTAGCGAAATCGGCATGGAATGGTTGTACAGATTGCTAGCTGAACCCAAAAGGCTATGGAAGCGGTACTTAGTACATGGGCCTTCTTTCTTCTGGCTGATTCTCAAGCAAAAGCTTAATCTGTATGTAGATCCCTTTAATTCTGATTATTCAGAGCCTTATAAGGAAGTCTCTAGTCAGAACATATAA